In Rutidosis leptorrhynchoides isolate AG116_Rl617_1_P2 chromosome 2, CSIRO_AGI_Rlap_v1, whole genome shotgun sequence, one genomic interval encodes:
- the LOC139891903 gene encoding uncharacterized protein, whose amino-acid sequence MNACKFLRRYSISCLDFSTTRITTCTPAVRFPRPHLLSRSSGLGFQLKPYRHSVRSYGSIQGAISVESTDDSSIDDDDEEEEEEEEEEEEEEEEELLLFKQKTVRDLIWRNSNDDVTSFMKMERRIEPQSKRWFPYLDRFKSGSTYLSSREVLDAADGSLMDLRKERFRNVVNNRTYSVCLVVEGLSDAGNVSAVFRSADALGFQSVHVVSSDSSKRYREHRHVSMGAEKWLDIELWDSTEKCFEVLKSRGYRIATTHVGMETVSVYDMDWSCPTAIVVGNEGSGISEEALKMSDLHCSIPMKGMVDSFNVSVASGILMHHAVRDRTSRLGGHGDLTSEEKQILLAEFTLRHSRSSISIAHEFAKRKSRDVSRL is encoded by the exons ATGAATGCCTGTAAATTCCTCCGGCGGTATTCTATCTCATGCTTAGACTTCAGTACAACACGCATTACAACTTGTACTCCCGCCGTACGTTTTCCTCGTCCCCACCTTCTCTCTCGCAGCTCAG GTCTAGGGTTTCAGCTGAAACCCTACCGTCACTCCGTACGATCATACGGATCAATTCAGGGTGCCATTTCAGTCGAATCGACCGATGATAGTtctatagatgatgatgatgaagaagaagaagaagaagaagaagaagaagaagaagaagaagaagaagaattattattatttaaacaaaaaACTGTGCGAGATTTGATATGGAGAAACTCAAACGATGACGTAACTAGCTTTATGAAAATGGAGAGGAGGATTGAACCACAATCGAAGCGGTGGTTTCCGTATTTGGATAGATTTAAATCCGGAAGTACGTATTTGAGTAGCCGTGAGGTGTTGGATGCAGCTGATGGTTCTTTGATGGATCTAAGGAAGGAGAGATTTAGGAATGTTGTGAATAATCGGACGTATTCGGTTTGTTTGGTGGTTGAGGGTTTGTCAGATGCTGGAAATGTGTCTGCTGTGTTCCGTTCAGCGGATGCTTTAGGGTTTCAGTCTGTTCATGTGGTGTCGTCTGATAGTAGTAAAAG GTATAGAGAGCATCGACATGTTAGTATGGGAGCTGAGAAGTGGTTGGATATTGAGCTTTGGGATTCAACTGAAAAGTGCTTTGAAGTTTTGAAGTCACGTGGTTATCGCATTGCCACAACACATGTTGGGATGGAGACG GTTTCTGTTTATGACATGGATTGGTCGTGCCCTACTGCTATAGTCGTCGGAAATGAGGGCAG TGGGATTAGTGAAGAAGCTTTGAAGATGTCGGATTTACATTGTAGTATACCCATGAAAGGAATGGTGGACTCGTTTAACGTCTCTGTTGCTTCTGGGATCCTTATGCACCATGCCGTTCGTGATAGAACTTCACGTTTG GGTGGTCATGGTGATTTAACATCGGAAGAAAAGCAAATATTACTTGCTGAGTTTACTCTACGACATAGCAGGAGTTCAATCAGCATTGCCCACGAGTTTGCAAAACGTAAGAGTAGAGATGTGTCCAGACTTTGA